TAAGATATCCCAGAGGCAGCCTTTGTACCATGTGTTTGTACCATGTTTTACCACCAGCAGCAGGAGTGGTTCCAAGAACTCGACTCCTTTGCAAGCAGACAAAATCCTCTTTGCAGTAAATATCCCACATTAAATTCACTCCTGTCTTACTGGCGCATAGCACAAGAGAGACAGtgagcagctccagctgagcAAAGCCTTCAGCATGAACGTATCACAAACAGAAGTTTCTATGAAGTTTCTCATCTGATGCAACACAAAACGGCGATCACGTTTCAAGAGGAGCAAATAAAGGCTACTAGATTTCAATGAACATGGCACTGTCAAGGCAAAGGTCTACATCATGCACAGCTTATCACAGCTTACTTTGTTCCTGGTGCAATCTAACAGAAACCCGGAAGGAAAAAGTCAGGTCAGTGTTGCTGTATtcacaagcaaaaaaacaaacttccTTCTCAAATGAGGAGAAACTAAAGGTTACCTCCGTCTCCTGTAATTTCAGTTCTTCTATTTGTTGAAGTAATGCCTCTGCTTGCTTCTTCTCTTCCAGCCGACgcttttcttcctcttgtctCATTCTTTCCAGTGCTTCCCTCCGCGCaatttcatattcattttcatatcgttttttctcttcttgttcagTTGCTTCTTGCTTATCGAGCCAAAAGAAAGCACAGCGTTTAAAGTTAGGCTAAACACAAAGAAaccacctctggctcaggaaatccACAAATCACAGATTCCTGCAAGCTGTAATGTATTTGGAGAACGTGGAACAAAATATTGGGAAAGAATATAAGGACAAAGCAAGACCATCTGATGACTACTGTCTGAAAGTGGACACTGGACTAGACAGAGCTTTAGCAGGACCCCGCACAGCTCTGATGCTAAGCACAGGTGATGTGGTGTTAGTCTAATGATGTTTTGTATATAAACACACTCAGTTTCTTACAAAGACCTACATTATTATTTCTGTTAGTTAACTGAAATGTTTCTTTAATTGAAGACCTTTATTATTCTTTCAAATCAAAATTATTGTATCTAGTATTTGTATATTCCAAACACCAACTTCTTGAAGTTTGGCCCTCAGTTGTGCACTGCAGGGAGCTGTCACAGAGGAGCACCGAGTGCCACACAACCATGCAACACATGTTTAGCAGACAGTATCACTGGATTTTCTAGGAGACAAATAGTATGTATGTTAGCTAGGAATGATGACTCTTAATTAAAAGCATCCTTCCTGTTAACAACTACTGTTGTTCTGTGGAAATCAGAACTTCCTATTGTTATGGGAATGAGCAAGGCAACATAAGTCATTATTTGACAACGGGTACAAAACGAAGAAGCAGGCAAATCCTCCTATTCCTTCCACGTCCTATTCACATCCTTACAGGAAGGCAAGGTGTCTGCGAACTACATTAACAGGCACGTAGTGTAAAACACGCCTCTGCTCACAGATACCACGATTCCACCGGAGACCCCCAGCGACCGCAGCGCCCGAGTGGGCCCAGCGTACCTGCTTCTTCTGCATTAGCTGATCGCCCCAAGCGTCTATCACGTGCTTCTTGTGCAGCTCTGACTCAATCTGGAAAAAACAACGTATCAGCATCACCATTAGTGCCAGGGACTCTTTGCCAGCAAGATCGAGATGGGACGATCTGGAGACCCTCCCGGCACGTCCTTAGCGCCAGGAGCCCCTGGGGATGGCCCTCCGCAGCGGCACAGCTCGTCCGGCTGCCCTCAGCCTCCACCGGACCGCGAGCTGAGGCCCGGTGCCGCATGCCAGCTCTGGGAAACAGTACAGTGACACTAAAACTGGAAATGTGGCAGCTGGAGCaggtcagcagaaaaaaaggggCACTACAGACATTTCAGGTACAGCTTCAAAAAGCATCTGAAATTTTTACACAGGAATTTTATCCACCAAATACAGAAAAGATGGCTAGAGCTGTATTGCTGCAAAACCTCAGAAATCTtgctgcaaagctttttttttttttttaataaagcaagaATGTCAAAAATATTCGGTTACATAAGCCACAGGCCCTGAAAACCTGTTCTCAGTGTCAGAACAGATTTCTCACGGTTTTTGAAGAATGCCTGCTTTGAAGCGAGTTCTTACACGGTTAAGCCATTTTACCTACTTCTTTGTCCTTTGCTTATCAGAACACCCAACGATTGCTCTGCTGTGATTCAAGATGAACTACAATAGTGGATACATGATACTGTTCAAATTGTAAAATCGGGTTTAATAAGTGCAAGACAGCAGGGAATAGGAAGGCAATAACGTCACCTCCCGGAGCTCAGCATTGTTCCTCCTCCAGTGCTCGTACAGCAGCTCCTCAGCTACCTGGAGACACGCGAGGGGGGTCAGGTCAGTGCACACGGTAACTTCAGGCACTGAAGCCTCCCAGCCCCGCCGCTCGCTGAGCGACGccctcacctgccgccgccgctgctcccgggCCGCCCGCAGCTCCTCGCTGCGCTGCCGCATGCcggcgggccccggcgcccggccccggccgcgccgcagcTCCCGCAGCTCGGCCGCCAGCGCCTCCCGCTCCTCGGCcagcagccgccgcagccgcgcCCGCCGCTGCTCCAGCTGCGCCGCagcctccgccgcctcccgccgcgccgccgccgcgctgaggGGCGCGCGGCCGTcagggacccccgggacccccgtcCCCTCCGGTCTCCGGTCCCGCCGGTGCTCCCCCGTTTCCAGTCTCCCCCTGTCCTCGgccccccagttcccccctgTCTCCGGTCCCCGTCCCCTCGGTTCCCCCCCGTCTCCCCCTGTCCCCTGCCCTCCGTTCCCCCCGGTCTCCGGTTCCCCCCGGTCCCTTGCACCCTGATCCCCCCCGGTCTTCGGTTCCCCCCGGTGTCTGGTCTCcccctgtcccctgccccccGGTTCCCCCCGGTCTCCGGTTCCTCCCGGTCCCTTGCACCCTGGTTCCCCCCCCCGGTCTCCGGTCTCCCCCCGgtccccggcccctgccccccgATTCCCCCCGGTCTCTggtccccggcccccgcccgaGGCCCCCGGTCGCCGCTTTCCCCCGGTCTTCGCTTCCCCCCAGTTCCCGTCCCCGCtccctcatccccccccccccccgctctccgGTCTGTCCCGGTGCCCAGCCCCGGTCTccggtgcccccggcccctgcccccaCTCCCCCGCCGGCACCTCAGCGGGAGGGCGCGCGGCGAGCTCCACTGGGCCTGCTTGGCGCTGCACAGCCCGGCGCGGGCGAAGTAGCGGCTGGCCCGCTCCCACTGcaggcggctccgcgccgccagCTCGCGCTGCCGCGCCCGCCGCCACtccagggcccggcccggcggcgccagCGCCATGGCGGGGCCGCGCGCCACCACCAACGGCCGCGCCGCCATGGCAACGCTTCCGGGGCGGCTACGGGCGCCGCCGAGGGAcaagcgcggccgccgcgcggtGCGCCCGCGGGGGCTGGTGCCATGTCGGGCCCATGTCCTTCGCCGACCCGGCGGGCCTGGCCGCCGCCGTCTCCTGAGCGTCTTCGAGCCATTCCCACACCTCCACGACGTCCAAAAGGGATTTAAAGGGCTCCCTGATCTGGGCTATTGGAGACGCCTTAGATACTTGCTGCTATCTTGGGTGTTTGTTGTGCCTTAAAACCTTACCCCGTTTCAGAGCTTCCGGCGCTTTAAGCATTTATTGTGCTGTAAATATTTCAGGCAGGTTAAAGGTTTATGTTTCTGTCAGTGCCAGAACTGGCACCGGCTCAGTGCCAGCGGCGGAGTTTCATTCCATCTTCCGAGACACAAAAGCCGCATTAAAACAACAACATCGATAATTTATTATTAATCGGAAACGTTCAAATCACACGTCAGTGAGAAACAGGGGAGGTTGGGCTCGGGCACACCGCAGCATGCATCGGACCGAGCGTGGCTCCTGTGCTTCGCGGCGTAGGAGCGGGGGAGATGTTTGCACCGTCGGAGCCAGGGGAAGCCCGGCAGCGCGGCTCCCGCGGCTCCTGCCCTTCCTGGTGATACCGTGCCAACACCCTCCACGTGCTCCTGCTCAgccaactttttatttttctccgcGTGATAACATCTCTTAAGACGAATGAGCAAAGATCAGTACCCTCCCGTGACTTCTTTTTCAAGAACGGCGTGGTAAAAAATATCTGGGACCCTGTCACTGACAAATGCCCTCCCCAAATCCAGTCTTAATAGATTTAAtcagtttttctgcatttcttactGTCTCTTCTCCCTCAACTTTCATTTCACgatgttcttttcttccttcagctgtgGAGACGAAGTAACTGGGCAAATTCAGACCTCTCTGGGCAAGAATTTGATGTGATTTTCCCACCTCCAACTTTTGGGAGAGATGCTTAAAATGAATCACTTGCGTGTTAGGGtttaggtttgtttgtttatttagcaTACGCCGGATCTCGCCGAGACAGTGAGCTATGTGCTAATCAAACCATCTGGCCTATATAAAAAATTTATCCTCCCTAAATAATTAACAACTAGATGAGAAGGCTTCGTTAAGGCCAGGAAAGGGGCGTCTGGTGCGGGGCCAAGAGAGGATAAATAAAGAAGGAAGAGGAGCAAGCAGTTCTGCCAACACGCGTCGCCAGGGCGACACTGATTTCCACGCGCCGTCGGGGCTCCAGGCCCAGATTTCCACAGCTCTTCGCAACCGCTCCGAGGGCCGCCTCGCCGGCTCTGTCGCGACAGGCCGCGTCGCGACCCCGCCCCGTGCCCACCCCCGCCCCGGCCGTGGGGCGAGGCCCGCCCCCGAGGCCTGATTGGCTGGCGGTGGGGCGGGCCGTGCGCGGCGATTGGTAGGGGCGGGGCCTCGGGCCGCTCGGGGGTCTGGCGgctgcgccccgccccgccccgccccgccccgcgcggcagTGGCGCTGCCGGTTCGGCTCGCGCTGCCGGTTCGCGTCCCGGTCCCGGTCGCGGTGCCGGTCGCGGTGCGGGCCATGGCGCTGCTGCTGGAGCACGAGTTCAAGCCGCTGCCGGCCGACAGGCAGATCGAGACGCTGCCCTTCCTGGAGGCCGTGGCGCACCTGCCGCCCTTCTTCGGTgagccgccgggccgcccgccgccgggggggacaggtggccgggggccgcgggaccGGGACACCGGCTACCGGGGCCCGGGCAGAGCGGCAGGGCTCGGACCCGCTGCCACACCGGGCCGAGCCGTCCCGGGCTGCGGGTGGCCCTGCCCGGGGGGTCCCTACTCCTGGGgcccccccgtcccgtcccggtgCCCGGGGCCGCCGAAGTCCTGGGTGTCCCCcccgtcccgtcctgtcccgGGGGCCCCGAGGTGCTGGTTTCCCCCCTGTCCCCGTGCTGGGTGTCCCCCCCCATCCCGTCCCGGTGCTGGGGCCCCCAAAGTCCTGAGTGTCCCCCCCTTGGGGGCCCCAAGGTGCTGGGTTCccccctgtccctgtgctggGACCCTGAGGTGCTGGGtgtccccccccatcccatccTGGTGGTGGGGGCCCCCAAAGTCCTGGGTGTCCCCCCCCATCCTCTCCCGGTGCTGGAGGCCCCCGAAGTCCTGGGTGTCTCcccccatcctgtcccatcccagtGCTGCGGCACCTAAAGTcctgggtgtccccccccccaacccatcCCGGTGCTGGGGGCCCCAAGGTGCTGGTTTCCCCCCTGTCCCGGTGctgggtgtcccccccccgtccctgCTCTGGGTGTCCCCCATCCCgtgcccccccggctcccccgtCCCGGTGCCGGGCTCCGTCGAGGCAGGCCCCAGCGCAGCCGGCGTTGCATCACGGCCGCCCCGGGCCAGGCAGACGGCAGCGGCCCGTCGAACCCGCCGAGCAGCCGCGCCAAGACGCACCCGGGAGCCGGCCCTCGTCCTCGCCAGCTCCCCCTAAACCCCCGTCTCGGCGCAGGGCGTCGAACGGGCCGTCGGCGTGTGCCGCGGTTTGGCGAAGCCCGGGGCGGCCTCGCGGAGCCCCCGCCCGCCGTGACGCCGAGCGGCCCCGCTGCCTTGGGGCGCTCGGCCTCGAGGGCCCGCGGTGCCGAGTCCCGCCGGGCCGCGCTCGTGGCGGCGCTGGGACAGCCCCGGCCTTTCGCTGGTACCGGTGGTggggcccggcgcagccccccccgcccggctgcCCCCCGCGCTGCTGCGGCCTGGTGCTGCGCGACCGCCCTCGCGCCGCGGCAGCCGGTGCCGTCCTGCTCCGGGAGCTGCCGGCCTCCCACAATGTCCGCTATTATGCTGCCGGCACTGCGAGAGGCTGGAGCAGGGTGTGGGCTGGTCGCTGGCAGGAGGGGTCCTGAGTGCCGCGGGAGCGGGCGGTGCTGGTCTGCGAAATCCCCCGAGTTTCGGGAGAGCGGAGGCTCTGGAGCCGGCGGCGAGTAGTGCTGGCGGTGCCCGGAGCAGCCCCCACCGCGGCGGCCCCCCGAGAGCAGCTTCCCTCCGCGAAAGCAGCGTCGTCGCTGCGTGTTTAGCGCGGGATATCGCTGCGTTAGCTCCCTCGGGGTAACACGCTCCCAGCCCGAGAGTGCTGGCCGGTCCTCGGAGGCTCTGCATGTCGTTGGGGTTGGGAGATGAGTGCAAAGCTAAACGACTGCTCTTTCGGCCCAAATTTCGCATCCCTGCTCCGTCGCATCCTGGCAACCCCctcccagagcagctgctccCGGGGCCTTGCGTGAAACCTGAGCGGCCCCTTCCAGCCTGATCCACGTGTCTCTTGGTGCCTTTTGCCTGCTGCTAAGGTGAAGCTTGTTGGCTTTGTGGCGTCTCTTGTGTGGCCCTAATGACCGgttttcctctccctctgctcccgCAGACTGCCTCGGGACACCCATCGTGTACTCGCCGGTCAAAGCAGACCTAGCCGGGAATATCAAGGTATGAAAGGGTGCACGAGAGCTCTGATTCCTCACCTACGCTCCGGTCCCTCTAACGCACCTCCTCCTGCGTCAGGCGTACTTGGACGGGGTGAACTCCGCTGAGGCAGAGATGCTTTGGGAATGGAGAGGCAAGATCCGGAGGTGTTCGAAAGGGCTCCTTTCCATGGGGGCTTCCGGGCCCTGCAGTGGCTGTTCTCGGTCACGTTTATTAGCTGGGTTTATGAGCGAAACCACCAGCTAGCAGCTGTGGTGCTTGCTGCAAGCATCGCGGGACGCGTCTGCCCGAGCTGCCGCCGTAAGCGGCTGAGAGCGCTAACcccgctgctctccttccccggAGACTCCAAACCTGACGGCTCCCTTCTGTGATCGTTTCAGAAAATCCGAGCGGTTTATGAATCCAACCCTGCCAAGTTCAAGACGTTGCAGAACATCCTGGAAGTGGAGAAGGAGATGTACGGCTCGGCGTGGCCCAAGACGGGCGCAACGCTGGCGCTGATGTGGCTGAAAAGGTGACTCACGGCGTCAGAAGCTGTGCTGGGCTCTGGGGTGTGTCTCGTGCTCAAGGAGCGATTCGAATGCCGACGGGAGGCTGTTGCAGAGAATACCTGCTGCCCTGGCTTTGGACTAGCTAAAGAAATGCTGGCGTGTGCCCCTTCCTTGAGGACCGTTTGCTCTGGGTGTGGAGGGTGTCTCGGCCTCGGAGTCCAAACCGCCCAGGCCTGGTCAGTCCCTTTGGGCTGGGCTTGAGCGAGGCAGCAAGGGGAGATGTGTTTCGCGGGAGCAGGCTGACGCGTTGGCCGCGCCAGCAGAAAAGCGCCGAGCTCCTTGAGCCAGGCAGGTCTCAGCTCCGCTCGTGCTGGAGTTCAGCAGTGTGTTTAAAGGTCTGACCTTGGCCGATGTTCTCCTTTTGACTGTTCAGATGAACACGTATTTACATTCCACTAAACTCCAGCTGGCCTTGAGGCTTCGCCACTTGCTTAAACCTCCTCCGAGCGGGATGTTGCCTGAGCCACGGGTTTCTGGAAGTGGCTGGACCACACGGGGCTCGTGAGCGCGTAGCAGGTGCGATAACTCGGGTGATGGCCTTGCTGAAGGCGGCATCGCAAACACAGGAGCCCTGTGCTCGTTGGAGTCATCCAGGCGCCCCGCGGGGCCTGCCTTTGCCGGGAGCACGGGAACCTGCAGGCGCCTAGGAAGGGTCTCATCCAGCGGACGTGGCCAGTTTCCGTGCCTGACAGCTCTGCTTTCCACACAGGGGCCTGAAGTTCATGCTAGTTCTGCTGCAGAGCATCTCTGATGGTGAGAGGGATGAGGAGCACCCGAACCTCATCAGAGTGAACGCCTTGAAAGCTTATGAGATTGCTCTGAAGAAATACCACGGCTGGATGTTGCAAAAGCTCTTCACCGTGAGTGTCTGCTTCTCCGCTGGGGCTGCCGCGGAGCCTGGCCGAAGCGGCGCTTCTTTGCGGCCAAACGCTCTGCGCTCGTAGCTCTGAGCAGGGACCTGCTTTGGGATAACTAAGGGCTTGGGACCACGCTTAGAGGCAGAGACCCGTCATTTATTCTGGACAGCGCTGCCGGGGAGCCTTGGCGAGGCTCCAGCAGGCCTCCCCCAGCGCCGTGGCTGTTTGGGGCACCCGGTCGGAGGCTGCTACCGCTGCGGTcggcccgggagccccggggagtcCTGGCCCTGGCTCGGAGACGCAGGGGAGCAGAACCTAAGAGGGGTCTGTCACAAGGGGCTTGTGCGCAGCGGGGCCCTGCCGGCGGTGCCGGTGGCGGTGTGCTGGGATGGGTGGCTCGGAGGGTGCTGTGTGCGGAGGAAGCTGCTCTGGACTGAAGGTTTCCGCACAAGCTGACAAGCTCGGGGCGTTTATCAGCTTTGTGGGACCGGCCCTCCCGCGGCAGGTGCTCTCCCCGGCTGCCGCTGCCGCAGAGCTCTCTTCTAACCGTCTTACCCTTTTCCCCCTGTTTTGTAGGGCTCAGTCTATGCTCTTCCCTACAAGTCGGATTTGCTTAAGGCTTTAGAGAAGGGTAAAGAATTGAAGGAGGAGGAGACCATAGAGAAGATCCATCAGTTTGTATCGAGGGTCGCCCCCATCCTGGATGCGATCTATGAAATGTATATAAAAATGAACGCGGAGCTGAACTACAAAGCCTAACGCCTGCACAGCACTTGGACAGCTGAGAATGAGGTGCAACGATTACTACCTACGTCTTAATCACTGTGACAAGCAGGGCTCTTGCCCGCTGGCAGATGACTGATTCTGCTGTGGATCTGCAGTGGATAGCccgttttttaaaaaataattttctatggGGAATACAGCAATAAAACAACGGTATCCCAAGTCATCTCAGAATTTCACAAGCTttgtacaaaagagaaaaatgggtGTTTCCAGTCCTTACCGCTGTTCATTTCTAACGTGTTGTGGGAAATGAAGCGTGGCTGGCAGCAGTGTCTAGCGGATGCTCTTTGGCCTCTGCCGGGATCCCTGGGGACCGGAGCACCCTCAGCCGTGTGTCAGCGTGATGCGCGGGAGGTGCCGGACGCGGGTCCCCAACCGCGCGGGGTGGCCGGTGGCCGGGACAGCGAGTCCCCGAGCGCGTTGGGGACCTTGTCGTGGTGGCTGCCCCTTGGGCACTGCGGGTTAGCGAGAGCACGGGGACCCGGCGTCCCCGGGCCCCCCCGACGGCGGGCAGCGCTCAGCGCCAGGGCtgggaccaggaccaggaccagcccctgcgcggggcgggccgggacgcgccgcccccccccccccccccccagccgccggggcgggcagcagctgggaccagCCCACGgccaccggcggcggcggcggcgggaccctTCGCGGGACGTGTGCGGTACGGGGCGGGGGGCtgcaccggggccgggggggcaccgggggggtttggggcaggactgagccccggggctcagcccccagcagcacagcggggccggggggtcggGCGGGGGCTGTGGGTCCCGGTGGGGCTCCAGCCCCTGCGGTGCGGCCGGGGgccgcctgggcccggggggCTCTGACCACTCCATCCGCCCGGAGCACCTGGAAAAGCTGCCTGGGGGCGGGTGGAAGCTGCCCCGtccccagggctgggggacaCCGCGGTGGGTCTGAGCCCGTCCCCAGGCCCGGCCGCCCGGGAGCTGCTCTGCCCCGCTGCCGTCCCGGTGTCGGGGTCTCTGCCGGAGAGCTGcgcgacggggacggggacggacGGGGAGGCTCCGTGGCCGGGCCGCCGTGACGCCGCCGCTCGTGCCAGATGCCGGTGCGGGGCGCGTTGGCGCGGGGAGCCCGCGGGCGAGGGCTGCAGACAGAGCCGCGCTTGTTGAGCCGCCCGGAGCCGATGCGCGGCCGCGCTCGCCCAGGTGAATGCGGCCCAGTCAGGGCTGTTTGTTTTGGAAAGGAGCTGCAGCTAATTGGGGCTGCTTTGATTCAGGCGGAGAGTTTCCACCGGGGCTGAACGCGGACGTAATGTGGTTTAACTGATTCACTCCTACCTGGAGCCCTGCAGCTCGGTGGCCCTGCCCGCGTCCTG
This is a stretch of genomic DNA from Dromaius novaehollandiae isolate bDroNov1 chromosome 17, bDroNov1.hap1, whole genome shotgun sequence. It encodes these proteins:
- the GLTP gene encoding glycolipid transfer protein; this encodes MALLLEHEFKPLPADRQIETLPFLEAVAHLPPFFDCLGTPIVYSPVKADLAGNIKKIRAVYESNPAKFKTLQNILEVEKEMYGSAWPKTGATLALMWLKRGLKFMLVLLQSISDGERDEEHPNLIRVNALKAYEIALKKYHGWMLQKLFTGSVYALPYKSDLLKALEKGKELKEEETIEKIHQFVSRVAPILDAIYEMYIKMNAELNYKA